GAGCGCTTCCGCGGCAACCAGGAGCAATACGACGACCCGCGCAACAGCTTCCTGGACGAGGTCCTCGAACGCCGGCGCGGCCTGCCGATCACCCTCTCGGTCCTCTACGTGGAGATCGCGCGCCAGCTCGGTCTCGAGGCCTATGGGATCGGCTTCCCCGGACACTTCCTCTCGAAGGTCGTCGGCGTGAACGACGTGCCCGATCGAGAAGTGATCATCGACCCCTTCTTCGGCAAGGTCCTCTCCCTCGACGACTGCGCCGAGCGAATCCGCGCCGCCGCCGGCGAGCCCGTGGATCTCGACCCCGATTGGCTGCGCCCAGTGACCGCGGTCGAGATCTACACGCGCATGCTCAACAACCTGAAGATGGGCTACCTGCGCCAGGGCGACGGGCTCGGCGCGCTCGGCTGCTTCGACCGGATCGTCGTGCTGATCCCGGAAGCGGCCTACGAGTTCCGGGACCGCGGGATGCTCCTCGAGCGAATGGACTGCGTGCACGCCGCGATCGACGACTACACGCGCTTCCTCGAGCTCGCCCCGGACGACGAGAGTGCCCGACCGATCCGCGCTCGCCGCGACGCGCTGTCGCAGCGGAAGCCGGCGCTGAACTAGCGCCCGAGCCACGCGACCCTGAAGCGGCGGATCAGATGCTCGTCATCACGATCTCGCCGGAGGGACGAGTCGCGCGCTCCGCTTCGATCGTGATGAAGAGTCCACTCACCCGGTCGCGGTAGTCCCGCACCGGGATCGCGAACTGCCGGACGACGCGCTCCTCGTCATCCGCCAGGAAGTGCCCACAGGAAACCTCTTCGTCTCCCACGATCGCCCACAGCCGATACCCCATCCCGTTCGCCAACTGCGGGAGTCCGTTCACGACGATCGCTGCCTTCTTCGCGTCGAGATCCAGGCTCGCACGCCCCCCCGCGGACTGGAACGGACCCTCACCGGCGAGCGAGAACGAGAGCACGACGTTCGGTTGACTGAGCGTCTCGGACACTTCCGCCATCACGGCGATCTCTCGCCGGAGGCGAAGATCGTCGAGACCGACCACGACGAGGAGGATCGCGGCAGCCGCTGCGGCCGTGCCGGCCGCCAGGGACCGGAACGAAGTCCGGGGCTGTGCCCGGTTCGGAGCCGGAAGTGTTCCCTCGATCGCGGCATCGAGAACGCGCTCTCGCAGACGCGCCGGGGGCATCTCCGGATTCGCATGGCCGATCGCTGTCCAGGCCTCCGCAACCTGGCGTGCCTCCTCGCGGAGCGCAGCGTCGACGCGCAATCGGCGCGCGAATCGGCGCGCCTCGTGCTCGGCCATATCGCCAAGCACGAAGCGAATGATCGCATCTTCTCTCTCGTTCATGTCGTCTTGTACGAGTTCGTCCGACACCTGAATCATCCCGTCGCTCGCTTGAGCACTCGTCGCAGAACGCCCAAACCGGATCTCAAGAGCCCCTTGACGGTGCCGAGCGGCGCCTCCATCTCACCGGCGATCTCGCTGTGACTCATTCCGCGGTAGTAGGCCATCTCCAGTGCCGTGCGTTGGCGTTCGGAGAGCTCGGACATCGCATCGGAAACCAGCCGCGCGTTCTCCCGGACGCCGGCGTCGTCGAACGGCGACGGTCCGCGGGCGCTCAGAACCTCGTCGATCTGCCTTTCTGCTCGAGTCGAGACGGCTCGGCTCCGCGACCGCACGCGGTCGATCGCCCGCGAGCGCGTCAGCAGAGTGAGAAAAGTGCGAAACTGCGCACGCTTGGGGTCGTATCGATCACGCTCGATGAGCGAGAGGAAAACGTCGTGGGTGACGTCTTCCGCCTCGGCGCGGTCGCGCAGGATTCGCATGCTCAAGCCGAAGACGAGGCCCGCGTATCGGTCGTAGAGGGCGGCGAGGGCCACTTCGGGCTCATCATGATCCGCGTGCAGGCGACGCAAGAGGTCGACGTCCGAGAGCGCGGTCGGGTCGTCGTCCGGCGTCATCGACGACCGCAAAGTCGTCCTCGCCGCGTTCGCCTCGCCGCCCGTCCGTTCGGTCTGCTTCTCGTCTCGAGCCACACCCGAAGGGTACGACACGGCCCGGCGATTGGATCAGCCGATCTTCGTCATCGGCCCGGGGCGCGCGACGGAACGACCGACATGCCGATGATCTGCGTGTTCTCGAGGCCGAGATCGCCCATCGCGGTGGAAGCACCGGTCTCGAGGTCGATCAGATGGATCTGCCCGTCCGACACCGCAAGGGCGAGTTCCTCGCCACCTGCCTTCGTCAGGATATCGAACGCCCCGTGCTCGCTGAAGTCGACCCGCAGCGGGCCCACGGTCTGAAGCTCGCCGTCGTTCGGCGGGTCCTGGAGCACGAGCACGTCACGCATCCAATCGATGTCGAAGAGACGCGTCACCGGCGCCTCGGCAACGTTGTCGGTGTAGGCACAGGCCGTGATGCGCGGGCTTCGGCCCGCGTTCTCGTCCCCGAGCGCATAGGAAAGGGGCCCATCGATCGCCACGGCGCCCAACCCGACGTGCACGCGCAAATTCTGACCGCTCTCGGCGACGAGACGAAGCCGGTCGGCCTGGGGGTTGAAGTCGAAGCAGGAGCGCGGCGTGCCTTCGAAGCCTGCCGTGAGGGCGCTCACCCGCTCCGCCCGACCCTGCGTCCCGTCGAGTCGGTAGAGGTCGTTTCGGTCGTCGATCGCGTATACGCGGCCATCCGCCGGGCGCCAATCGACGCCGAGGAGCCGACCGCCGACGCCCGTGACGGCCCGGCGCGCCCATGTGGACAGGGAGAAGGGCGCGCCGCGAATCAGCAGAGCATTGCGATCCGTCAGTAGCCAGAGCGACGCGCCGTCGAGCAGCGTATCCAGTCGAGCCGAGGGATCGCCTTCCGCCGAGACCTTCGAATTCGCCCACTCGTCCCGAGCCTCGTCCTCGCTCCTCTCCGCCTGAGCGGCGTGCGAGAAAGAGAGTGCGACCGCAAGAAAGAAGATGATCGCTGCGGACCTCATGCACCCGCTACGCTCGCGTTTCCGCGGAAGCGAGTCAAGGCGCACCAGGAGTCCCCTACACATGCGACGGATCATGCGAAGGAGAGGGTGGACCCGGCCGCTGCTCTTCACATGGGCCCTTCTTCGATCGACCACCGCGGGTGCGTCGGAACTGGAATGGGAGGAGCACCTCAAGCTCTGGTTCAGCGACCGCTTTCGCGTTGAGCACGTCGACTGGTTCGAACCGACCGGAAGCGCAGGCTCCGGAGACCCAGGGCGCTACCTGTTCGCGGCCAACCGCTTTCGATTCGGCGCGAGCTTGACGTACCCCAGCTGGCAAGCCGCGGTGGAACTCCAGGACACGCGCCTCTTCGATCTGCCGACCGACGCGAATCCGGGCGCCCCCTTTGGCGCGTTGGGCCCCGGGGCCGTGTACTACGCGAATACGCCCAGCAGCAATCAGGGTGCCTTCTTCATCAAGCAGGCCTACCTGACCCTGCGGCGGAGCGGCGTCGCAGTGAGCGGGGGGCGGATGGAGATCGCCAGCGGTGTCGAGTCCGTGCCCGGGAACCGGACGCTCGCCTGGCTCAAGAAGAATCGCGTCGGTCAACGACTCGTCGGCCCCTTCGGCTACACGCACGTGTCACGCAGCTTCGACGCCGGCCGCATCAGCTGGGACCGACCTCGATGGAACCTCACGGCCTATGCGGGGCGACCGACCCGCGGTGGGTTCGAGGTCGACGCGAATCGCGGCATCGAAGACCTCCAGCTGGCGGGTGCCTCCGCGACGCTCAAGTCGATCCCGGGAGCGGCCCCGCTCGATCTCCAGGCGTTCTACCTGTTCTACCGCGACGCGCGAGATCGGACGACGCGCGTCGACAACCGAACGCTCGCCGAGCGTCAATCCGACGACGGCAACATCGCGATCCACAGTCTCGGTGGGCATGCGATCACCGCGATCGAATGGG
The genomic region above belongs to bacterium and contains:
- a CDS encoding anti-sigma factor; this translates as MNEREDAIIRFVLGDMAEHEARRFARRLRVDAALREEARQVAEAWTAIGHANPEMPPARLRERVLDAAIEGTLPAPNRAQPRTSFRSLAAGTAAAAAAILLVVVGLDDLRLRREIAVMAEVSETLSQPNVVLSFSLAGEGPFQSAGGRASLDLDAKKAAIVVNGLPQLANGMGYRLWAIVGDEEVSCGHFLADDEERVVRQFAIPVRDYRDRVSGLFITIEAERATRPSGEIVMTSI
- a CDS encoding alginate export family protein, giving the protein MTYPSWQAAVELQDTRLFDLPTDANPGAPFGALGPGAVYYANTPSSNQGAFFIKQAYLTLRRSGVAVSGGRMEIASGVESVPGNRTLAWLKKNRVGQRLVGPFGYTHVSRSFDAGRISWDRPRWNLTAYAGRPTRGGFEVDANRGIEDLQLAGASATLKSIPGAAPLDLQAFYLFYRDARDRTTRVDNRTLAERQSDDGNIAIHSLGGHAITAIEWGPGVFDALVWGTIQAGEWGRQDHFGWAFAAELGFRFARVPGAPWIRIGWNRSSGDDDPNDSDHRTFFQMLPTARIYARVPFYNLMNNNDVFTQLMVKPHRLVRLQVEHHWLSLTESRDLWYAGGGATNQRVFGFAGLSSAGGRSLAHLVDVGLTLGPWEGLTWSVYYGHAFGRSVPRNTFARADAGYFFSEITYRYSR
- a CDS encoding tetratricopeptide repeat protein translates to MQSVISDRFHELALLPESQQGLAEGALILAAEVRPEVDIASGLETVAEIAERSRPLVEHATTPSAAVDALNHALFELERFRGNQEQYDDPRNSFLDEVLERRRGLPITLSVLYVEIARQLGLEAYGIGFPGHFLSKVVGVNDVPDREVIIDPFFGKVLSLDDCAERIRAAAGEPVDLDPDWLRPVTAVEIYTRMLNNLKMGYLRQGDGLGALGCFDRIVVLIPEAAYEFRDRGMLLERMDCVHAAIDDYTRFLELAPDDESARPIRARRDALSQRKPALN
- a CDS encoding DUF4394 domain-containing protein translates to MRSAAIIFFLAVALSFSHAAQAERSEDEARDEWANSKVSAEGDPSARLDTLLDGASLWLLTDRNALLIRGAPFSLSTWARRAVTGVGGRLLGVDWRPADGRVYAIDDRNDLYRLDGTQGRAERVSALTAGFEGTPRSCFDFNPQADRLRLVAESGQNLRVHVGLGAVAIDGPLSYALGDENAGRSPRITACAYTDNVAEAPVTRLFDIDWMRDVLVLQDPPNDGELQTVGPLRVDFSEHGAFDILTKAGGEELALAVSDGQIHLIDLETGASTAMGDLGLENTQIIGMSVVPSRAPGR
- a CDS encoding sigma-70 family RNA polymerase sigma factor, whose product is MARDEKQTERTGGEANAARTTLRSSMTPDDDPTALSDVDLLRRLHADHDEPEVALAALYDRYAGLVFGLSMRILRDRAEAEDVTHDVFLSLIERDRYDPKRAQFRTFLTLLTRSRAIDRVRSRSRAVSTRAERQIDEVLSARGPSPFDDAGVRENARLVSDAMSELSERQRTALEMAYYRGMSHSEIAGEMEAPLGTVKGLLRSGLGVLRRVLKRATG